A stretch of DNA from Cupriavidus taiwanensis:
CATACGACACCGCCGTCATCCACATGTGGAACGGCGGTTTCTCAAAGTACTTCAGGCCGTCGTAGCGGATCGTGACCCAGTCGCCGCTGCTCAGCATCTCGCGCGCGATCTCGGCATAGCGGCCTTCGTCGGGGCCCAGCAGGTGGCGCATGCCGAGCGTGCCGAACCACAGCAGCGCAAAGGCCAGCACCACCAGCGCCGGTGCCAGCGCCGGCACGCCGGCGGCGCGCGGGGCAGCCCTGGCGGCGATAGGCCCGGGCTCGACGGTAAGGCGATCGAAACGGTGGGGCATGCAGGAATGGCTCGGCGTGCGGGTGGCAATGTGGCGCAGCAAGCGCCGGCAGGCCGACGCGCAGGATCAGGCCATGTCCACGCCGGCGCGCCGCGCCGCGTTGTACGGTGAGGTAGCTGAAACGTGTGCGGAGGATAATCGGCGAACCTTAACGGCACATTAAGCCGCCGCGCGGCTTTCTGTCCTTTCCTTTTGTCCTGTAGGCTGCGGTGAATTCTCCAGGCCACTCCTGAGCATGAGACTCCTGATCGTTGAAGACGACCCGATGCTGGGTGATGGCCTGCGGCGCGGCCTGCAACTGCTCGACTACGCGGTCGACTGGTTCCGCAACGGCACTGACGCCGACCACGCCCTCGGCCTGGCCCACTACGATGCCGTGGTGCTGGACCTGGGCCTGCCCGGCGCCGACGGCATGACACTGCTGGCGCGCTGGCGCGCGCGCGGCAGCCGCATCCCGGTGATCGTGCTGACCGCGCGCGATGCCGTCGACAGCCGCATCGGCGGCCTCGATGCCGGTGCCGACGACTACCTGGTCAAGCCGGTCGCGCTCGACGAGCTGGCGGCTCGGCTGCGCGCGGTCACGCGCCGCGCGGCGGGCATGTCCGCGCCGGTGTGGCGGCACGGCGCGCTGACCTTCCACCCGGCCGCGCGCCAGGCGTACTGGCAGGGCAAGCCGGTCGAGCTGACGAGCCGCGAAGCCATGCTGCTGGAACTGCTGCTGGCGCATCCCAACCGTCTGCTGACGCGCGAGGTGCTGCGCGACAAGCTCTATGACTGGCAGGGCGGAATCGAGAGCAACGCGCTCGAAGTCCATATCCACCACCTGCGCCGCAAGATCCATCCGAAGATCGTGCGCACTTTTCGCGGCGCCGGCTACACGCTGGGCGCGGCCGAGGACTGCGCATGACGCTGCAGCGCAGGCTGGTGCTGGCGGTGCTGGTGGCCGCGCCGGTGGTATGGCTGTTGACGCTGGGCATGACCTACGTGCGCGCCCGGCACGAGATCAACGAACTCTACGACACCGACATGGTGCGCATGGCGCTGCAGATGCAGTCGGTGGTGCCGCTGGTCGACATCCGCGCCGGCATGTCGCGTGCGCGCGCGCCGCGGCTCGACCAGGGCGATTTGGGCGATCAGGGCGATGCCGGCCTGGGCGACCTCGCCATCGCTGCGTGGCTGCCCGACGGCAAGCCGCTGCATATCGATCCCGACGGCGACAGGCTGCCGCGCGCCGAAGGCGTCAAGGGCTTTACCGACGTCACGCTCGAGCGCCAGCGCTGGCGGCTCTATTACCTTGACGATCCCGATACCGGCTGGCGCGTGTGCGTGGGCCAGCAACTGGGCGAGCGCGATGAGCTGATCCTGTCCTACATCGCCGCGCAGGTGCTGCCGTGGGCGGTCGGCCTGCCGCTGCTGATCGGCCTGCTGATCGGCTTCATGCGGCGCGCCATGGCGCCGGTGCGCACGTTGTCAGCGGATATCGAAGCGCGCGCCGCGGACGATCGCCGTCCGCTCAGCCTGGATGCCGTGCCCGGCGAACTGGTGCCGCTGGTGCACGCGATGAACCGGCTGCTGGCGCGCGTGTCCGATTCGATCGAGCACGAGCGGCGCCTGACCGCCGATGCCGCGCACGAGATGCGCACGCCGCTGGCCGCGCTCAAGGCCCAATGGGAAATCGCCGAACGCTCGCCCGACCGCGACGAACGCGCGCTGGCGCGGGCCAATGTCGCCGCCGGCATCGACCGCATCGGCCGGCTGGTGTCGCAGCTGCTGACGCTGAGCCGGCTCGAGGATGCCGCCGGGCTGCCGTCGCGCCAGCCGGTCAACTGGGTGCCGGTGGCGCAGCAGGCGCTGTCCGACTGCCTGGCGCTGGCGCAGCAGAAGCAGGTCGACGTGGAACTGGCCTGGCCGCCGTCGGGCCAGGCGCCGTTGCCGGTGGCGGGCGACCCCGCGCTGCTGTCGCTGCTGCTGCGCAACCTGCTCGACAACGCGATCCGCTACAGCCCGCCGGGCGCGCTGGTGCTGGTCGAGTTCCGGCCCGACAGCATCACCGTGCGCGACCAGGGCCCCGGGGTCGCGCCGGAACTGCTGGCGCGCCTGGGCGACCGCTTCTTCCGCGGCGGCCAGGGGCAGCGCGAGCAGGGCCACGGCCTGGGCATTTCCATCGCGCAACGCGTGGCGCGGCTGCACGGACTGCACATGGCGTTCGCCAACCGCACCGATGGCGCCGGCACCGGGCTGGCGGTGCGGCTCGCGCACGGCGGCTGAAGCGAGCACGCCCCGCACGGTTTCCCGCGCGGGCGTGGTGCCGGGGGCTGGCGCGGTCAGCGCTTGAGCTTGGCGAAGGCGGCGGCCATGGCGCCGGCCGGCTCCGGCTCGCGGCGCCCGCCGCCGAAGCCCTTGCCGCCGCCATTGCGCTGGCCGCCGCGCTCGCCGCCACCCGCGCGCGCCGCGGCCTGGCCGGGCTCGTCGTCCAGCCGCATCGACAGGCCGATGCGGTTGCGCTTGACGTCGACCTCCATCACCTTGACCTTGACGATCTGGCCGGCCTTGACCACTTCATGCGCGTCCTTGACGAACTTGTTCGACAGCGCCGAGATATGCACCAGGCCGTCCTGGTGCACGCCGATATCGACAAACGCGCCGAACGCGGCCACGTTGGTGACCACGCCTTCGAGCACCATGCCGGGCTGCAGGTCCTTGACGTCCTCCACGCCTTCCTGGAAGGTCGCGGTCTTGAACTCGGGGCGGGGGTCGCGGCCCGGCTTCTCCAGTTCGGACAGGATGTCGCGCACGGTGGGCAGGCCGAACGATTCGTCGGTGAATTTCTCGGGCGAGAGGCCGCGCAGCGCCTCGCGGTTGCCCATCACATCGCACAGGCCCTTCTTGACGTGGTCGAGGATGCGCTGCACCACCGGATACGCTTCCGGGTGCACCGACGAGCGGTCGAGCGGATTGTCGCCGTCGTTGATGCGCAGGAAGCCGGCGGCCTGCTCGAAGGTCTTGTCGCCCAGGCGCGGCACCTGCTTCAGCGCATTGCGGTTGGCGAAGGCGCCGTTGGCGTCGCGGAACTCGACGATATTGCGCGCCAGCACCGAATTCAGGCCCGACACGCGCGCCAGCAGCGGCGCCGAGGCGGTGTTGACGTCGACGCCCACGGCGTTGACGCAGTCCTCGACCACCGCGTCGAGCGCGCGCGCCAGCTCGCGCTGGTTGACGTCGTGCTGGTACTGGCCCACGCCGATCGACTTGGGATCGATCTTGACCAGCTCTGCGAGCGGATCCTGCAGCCGGCGCGCGATCGACACCGCCCCGCGCAGCGACACATCCAGGTCCGGGAATTCCTTGGCGGCCAGCTCGGACGCCGAGTACACCGAGGCGCCGGCTTCGCTGACCACGATCTTGGTCAGCCTGAGCTCGGGCATCTGCTTCATCAGGTCCTGCACCAGCTTGTCGGTCTCGCGGCTGGCGGTGCCGTTGCCGATCGAGACCAGCGCCACGTTGTGCTGCCTGGCCAGGCGTGCCAGCGCGGCGAGCGAGCCGTTCCAGTCGCGGCGCGGCTCGTGCGGATAGATGGTGGCGGTCTCCAGCAGCTTGCCGGTGCTGTCCACCACCGCCACCTTGCAGCCGGTGCGGATGCCCGGATCGATGCCCATCACCGCCTTGGGGCCGGCCGGAGCCGCCAGCAGCAGCTCGTGCAGGTTGCGGCCGAACACCTTGATGGCCTCGCCCTCGGCGGTCTCGCGCAGCTGCGTCAGCAGCTCGGTCTCCAGGTGCGGCTGCACCTTGACGCGCCAGCACCAGCGGCACACGTCGCCGAGCCACTTGTCGGCGGGGCGGCCCAGCTGCTGGATGCCGACATGGCGCGCGATCATGCCTTCGCACGGGTGCGGCACCAGTGCGTCCTGCTCTTCGCCCAGGCCGAGCTTGACCATCAGCACGCCGGCATTGCGGCCGCGGAACAGCGCCAGCGCGCGATGCGACGGCACCGTGCGCAGGGTCTCGCTGTAGTTGTAGTAGTCGCGGAACTTCTCTTCCTCCGCGGTTTCCTTGCCTTCCATCACCGACGAGGCGACCACGCCGTGGTTCCACAGGTGCTCGCGCAGCTTGCCCAGCAGTTCGGCGGTTTCGCCGAACTGCTCCGACAGGATGTCGCGCGCGCCATCCAGCGCCGCCTTGAGGTCAGGCACGCCGCCGTCGGCGGTGGGGTTGCCGTTGACGTACTTCGCCGCTTCGGCCTGCGGGTCGAGCGTGGGGTCGGCCAGCAAGGCCAGCGCCAGCGGCTCCAGCCCGCATTCGCGCGCGATCTGGGCGCGGGTTCGGCGCTTGGGCTTGTAGGGCAGGTAGAGGTCTTCCAGCGCCTGCTTGGTCTGTGCGGCTTCGATCGCGGCCTGCAGCTCGGGCGTGAGCTTGCCTTGCTCCTCGATCGACGCCAGGATCGCGGCGCGGCGGTCTTCCATGTCGCGCAGGTACAGCAGGCGCTCTTCCAGGTTGCGCAGCTGCGTGTCGTCGAGGTTGCCGGTCACTTCCTTGCGGTAGCGGGCGATGAAGGGAACGGTGGCGCCTTCATCGAGCAGCGCTACGGCCGCGGCCACCTGGCGGGGCTGCACGGACAGTTCGGCCGCGATAAGCGCGACGATCTTTTGCGAGACGGATGCGGGCAGGTTGGACATCGTGGAACGCAGCGTGAGACGCAGTCAGTCGAAAGCGGGGCATTTTGCCACAAGCGCGCGGGCGTCCGGCGCGCCCGGCGGCCCGGCGCGCGCGGGAGGCGTTGCGTGCACGTACGCCAGGGCCGGGGCACGGGCCGCAGCGGGGCCCGGATGCTAGAATCCGGACATGATCGTCAAGTCCCGCCCGGCCGCCGCCAAGGCCATCCTCCCGGCCATGCCAACCTTCGCCAACGTGCCCGATGTCTTCCAGATCCGCCGCGGTGCCCTGGCCGCCCTGGCGGTGGCGGTGTGTGCCGCGCTGATGCCGCTGCGCGCGGCGCGGGCGCAGGCCTCGGCGCCGGCCGCCGGCCCCGCGCCCGCCGCCGCGCGCGACTTTGCCGCCGAGCGCAAGGCCATCGGCGATTCGCGCGCGTGGACCAACTACCGCTTTGCCGCCGCCGAGCGCGAGTGCTACAGCAAGTTCTTCGTCACCCGCTGCATCGACAACGCCAAGGAAATCCAGCGCGAGGAGCTGCAGGTGCTGCGCAAGCGCGAGCTGGAAGTGGGCGAGGCCGAGCGTGCCCACCGCGCCGCCGACCGCGACCGCGAGCAGGCCCTGCGCCGCGCCGAGTTCGAGGCCAGCCAGCCGCAGCGTGCGGCCAGCGAACAGTCCAGCCGCGAGGCGTTCGGGAAAAAGCAGCAGGAACAGCAACTGCGCGACGCGCAGCGCCAGGCCGAGGCTCCACAGCGTGCCGCCAATGCCCAGGCCTATGACAAGAAGCAGTCCGACTTCGATGCCCGCATGCGCGAGGCGCAGCAGAAGGGTGCGGAACAGGCCCGCCAGCGCGAGGAGAACGTGAAGGCATACGATGCCAAGCAGCGCGACCTCGAGCAGCGCCAGAAGGCGCTGGAAGAGCGGCGCGCCAAGGCCAGGGAGCAGCAACAGGGCCCGGCGTCGGCGCCGCGTCCGTTCGGCTTCTGAGCCCCCGGCACAGTGATGGCAGCGGAGGCATAGATGGACAGCAACCTCAATACCCTGGAACGGCGCATCATGGAGTTGCAGATCGAGCACCGCGATCTCGATTTCCTGATCGACCGGCTGGCCGGCGATGTGGTCCATGACGAATTGCAGCTGCGCCGGCTGAAGAAGCGCCGGCTCAAGCTGAAGGACGCCATCACGCTGCTGCAGCTTCAGCTCGAACCCGACGTGCCGGCCTGAGCGCCGTCGCGCCCGGGCCCCGGCAATTGCCGCGAGCGCCGGCAATCGCGGCCGGCCCGCCCGCAGCCCATACAACCTTCCCCTGCCTTGTCCGATCTTCCCGATTCCCCGCAGTTGTCACTGGACAGCGACCCAAGCGACGCCGCGGCGCCCGCCCATGCCGCGCAGGCCGATGCCGCCGCCAGCCGCGGCGCCGAGCTTGCCACCCTCTTCGCCGATACCGGCACCCTGGCCCAGGCCATCCCAGGCTATCGCCCGCGCGCATCGCAGCACAAGATGGCCGAGGCCGTCGCGGGCGCGATCGCGCAGAATGATTCCGTTATCGTCGAGGCCGGCACCGGCACCGGCAAGACCTACGCCTACCTGGTGCCCGCGATGCTGTGGGGTGGCAAGGTGATCCTGTCCACCGGCACCAAGAACCTGCAGGACCAGCTGTTCCTGCGCGACATCCCCACCGTGCGCCACGCGCTCAATGTGCCGGTCTCGGTGGCGCTGCTCAAGGGCCGCGCCAACTATGTCTGCCACTACCACCTGGAACGCGCGCAGGCCGGCGGGCGCCTGGCCTCGCGCCAGGATGCGGCGTGGCTGCGCGAGATCGGGCGCTTTATCAAGGAGACATCGACCGGCGACAAGGCGGAGCTGGCGTCGGTGCCCGAGAACGCCCCGGTGTGGTCGATGGTGACCTCCACCCGCGACAACTGCCTCGGCTCGGAATGCCCGTATTACAAGGACTGCTTCGTGATGCGCGCGCGCAAGGAAGCGCAGCAGGCCGACGTGGTGGTGGTCAACCACCATTTGTTCTTTGCCGATGTGGTGCTGCGTGACACCGGCATGGCCGAGCTGCTGCCCGCCGCCAAT
This window harbors:
- a CDS encoding DUF465 domain-containing protein gives rise to the protein MDSNLNTLERRIMELQIEHRDLDFLIDRLAGDVVHDELQLRRLKKRRLKLKDAITLLQLQLEPDVPA
- a CDS encoding response regulator, translated to MRLLIVEDDPMLGDGLRRGLQLLDYAVDWFRNGTDADHALGLAHYDAVVLDLGLPGADGMTLLARWRARGSRIPVIVLTARDAVDSRIGGLDAGADDYLVKPVALDELAARLRAVTRRAAGMSAPVWRHGALTFHPAARQAYWQGKPVELTSREAMLLELLLAHPNRLLTREVLRDKLYDWQGGIESNALEVHIHHLRRKIHPKIVRTFRGAGYTLGAAEDCA
- a CDS encoding ATP-binding protein: MTLQRRLVLAVLVAAPVVWLLTLGMTYVRARHEINELYDTDMVRMALQMQSVVPLVDIRAGMSRARAPRLDQGDLGDQGDAGLGDLAIAAWLPDGKPLHIDPDGDRLPRAEGVKGFTDVTLERQRWRLYYLDDPDTGWRVCVGQQLGERDELILSYIAAQVLPWAVGLPLLIGLLIGFMRRAMAPVRTLSADIEARAADDRRPLSLDAVPGELVPLVHAMNRLLARVSDSIEHERRLTADAAHEMRTPLAALKAQWEIAERSPDRDERALARANVAAGIDRIGRLVSQLLTLSRLEDAAGLPSRQPVNWVPVAQQALSDCLALAQQKQVDVELAWPPSGQAPLPVAGDPALLSLLLRNLLDNAIRYSPPGALVLVEFRPDSITVRDQGPGVAPELLARLGDRFFRGGQGQREQGHGLGISIAQRVARLHGLHMAFANRTDGAGTGLAVRLAHGG
- a CDS encoding Tex family protein: MSNLPASVSQKIVALIAAELSVQPRQVAAAVALLDEGATVPFIARYRKEVTGNLDDTQLRNLEERLLYLRDMEDRRAAILASIEEQGKLTPELQAAIEAAQTKQALEDLYLPYKPKRRTRAQIARECGLEPLALALLADPTLDPQAEAAKYVNGNPTADGGVPDLKAALDGARDILSEQFGETAELLGKLREHLWNHGVVASSVMEGKETAEEEKFRDYYNYSETLRTVPSHRALALFRGRNAGVLMVKLGLGEEQDALVPHPCEGMIARHVGIQQLGRPADKWLGDVCRWCWRVKVQPHLETELLTQLRETAEGEAIKVFGRNLHELLLAAPAGPKAVMGIDPGIRTGCKVAVVDSTGKLLETATIYPHEPRRDWNGSLAALARLARQHNVALVSIGNGTASRETDKLVQDLMKQMPELRLTKIVVSEAGASVYSASELAAKEFPDLDVSLRGAVSIARRLQDPLAELVKIDPKSIGVGQYQHDVNQRELARALDAVVEDCVNAVGVDVNTASAPLLARVSGLNSVLARNIVEFRDANGAFANRNALKQVPRLGDKTFEQAAGFLRINDGDNPLDRSSVHPEAYPVVQRILDHVKKGLCDVMGNREALRGLSPEKFTDESFGLPTVRDILSELEKPGRDPRPEFKTATFQEGVEDVKDLQPGMVLEGVVTNVAAFGAFVDIGVHQDGLVHISALSNKFVKDAHEVVKAGQIVKVKVMEVDVKRNRIGLSMRLDDEPGQAAARAGGGERGGQRNGGGKGFGGGRREPEPAGAMAAAFAKLKR